One genomic window of Desulfovibrio gilichinskyi includes the following:
- a CDS encoding NAD-dependent succinate-semialdehyde dehydrogenase translates to MSIQSLNPATEEIVASFDPLSESDLQDVLDSTAESWTAWKLKSYSERAGLLKKAAEQLRIQSKKLAEIMAVEMGKPVRMGEGEALKCAAVCEYYADEGEGMLAPVPVEGVGRKAYITFEPLGTVLTVMPWNFPFWQVFRIAAPSLMAGNTVVLKHASNVPQCALAIEKIFVDAGFPANVFRTLLIGAGQVETVLDHKSVFAVSLTGSEHAGQKVASAAGARLKKSVMELGGSDPLIVLADADLEEAVKVATMSRCGNTGQTCIAAKRFIVMDEVYDEFLSRLTESMSNLVVGDPLDPKTDMGPMSSGPLRAELQKQVDRCVKVGGKILIGGSIPDGKGYYYPPTIVTDMPTSADVCKEELFGPVAMVFRVSSVDEAVTVANDTPFGLGGSVWSKDEDMAAKVASRIKTGCVFINSLVRSDVHLPFGGIGISGYGRELGSYGIREFVNVKPICIG, encoded by the coding sequence ATGAGTATTCAGAGTCTTAATCCGGCTACCGAAGAAATAGTCGCCTCTTTTGATCCATTGTCAGAAAGCGATTTGCAGGACGTTCTTGATTCCACCGCGGAGTCTTGGACCGCGTGGAAATTAAAAAGTTACAGCGAACGGGCCGGACTCCTGAAAAAAGCCGCAGAACAGTTACGTATTCAGAGTAAAAAGCTTGCTGAAATTATGGCCGTAGAAATGGGCAAGCCTGTACGTATGGGCGAAGGTGAAGCTCTAAAATGCGCCGCGGTATGCGAATATTACGCAGATGAAGGCGAGGGGATGCTTGCTCCTGTCCCTGTCGAAGGTGTGGGGCGTAAAGCATATATCACTTTCGAACCGCTTGGCACTGTGCTGACAGTTATGCCTTGGAATTTCCCGTTCTGGCAGGTGTTCCGCATAGCAGCTCCTTCGCTTATGGCTGGGAACACAGTTGTTCTCAAACATGCCTCCAACGTCCCGCAGTGTGCTTTGGCTATTGAAAAAATATTTGTGGATGCAGGATTTCCTGCAAATGTATTCAGAACGTTGCTCATAGGGGCCGGTCAGGTTGAAACTGTTCTGGATCATAAATCAGTGTTCGCCGTAAGTCTTACCGGAAGTGAACATGCCGGTCAGAAAGTGGCTTCCGCCGCTGGCGCAAGACTGAAAAAATCAGTCATGGAACTGGGCGGCAGTGATCCTTTGATTGTGCTTGCCGATGCCGATCTTGAAGAAGCTGTAAAGGTTGCAACCATGTCTAGGTGCGGTAACACAGGGCAAACCTGCATTGCTGCAAAAAGGTTTATCGTGATGGACGAGGTTTACGATGAATTCTTATCCCGACTCACGGAAAGCATGTCTAATCTGGTTGTAGGTGATCCTCTTGATCCGAAAACGGACATGGGGCCGATGTCATCCGGTCCTTTGCGCGCAGAGTTGCAGAAACAGGTTGATCGCTGTGTTAAAGTCGGCGGAAAGATTTTGATCGGCGGCAGTATCCCTGACGGAAAAGGATATTACTACCCGCCAACCATAGTTACTGATATGCCGACAAGTGCGGATGTTTGCAAAGAGGAATTGTTCGGACCTGTTGCAATGGTTTTCCGCGTGTCTTCCGTTGACGAAGCTGTCACCGTAGCAAACGATACTCCGTTCGGCCTTGGCGGTTCGGTTTGGTCTAAGGATGAGGATATGGCGGCAAAGGTCGCGTCTCGCATCAAAACCGGTTGTGTTTTCATCAACAGTCTTGTCCGCAGTGATGTGCATCTGCCGTTCGGTGGAATCGGCATTTCCGGCTATGGTCGTGAACTTGGAAGTTACGGAATCCGCGAATTCGTTAATGTAAAACCGATTTGTATCGGCTGA